TGCAGGGGAAGAACAAGACCGCGATCTACGCCGGAGACACAATGCGGACAGCGCTTGTCTTCTCGGTCGATTCAGCCAACGCAACGCATAAGCGACTCAAGGCCGCCGGCGTCCGGTTCATCCAAGAGGAACCGATGCACATGGGCGGCGAGCAGTACTGGTTCCAGTTCTATGACCCGGCTGGCAATATCCTCGAAGCCCTCGGCGGCAAGTAGATGAACCGAAAGGAATCGAGGGTTCCAGGATTCGAGGGGTCGAGTGTCGGCACTAGAATCCTAGAATCCTTGACCCTTGGACTCCTTTGGTGACATGGCGATGGACACGGGGCAAACGGTCATCATCAACCGAGCGCCGGTATTGGCGTTGTGGGCCACGGTTGTAGCCGAGCGGCTGGGGTTCAGCCGCGACGAGGCGCTGTCGCTGGGCAAGGCGGTCACCGGCCTGAACGCACAGAGCAAGGGGCAACGGCTGGGCATATACACGAGGAGTGAGGAAGGAGGCGGGAGGAGAGAGGAAAGAAGGAAACGCCTGGAGGAGCAGACGGGCGGCAAGCTGGACGCGGTGGAGTTGATGGGACGCGAGATTCCGGTAGTCAGGACTCCGGAAGGGATACGGGCGGTGAATAAGGACAAACCGGTGTTACCAGAGAGCACTCAGGTGTATCTCGAATCCAAGTTCGGTGAGCACCTCGCTGCCGTCCGTGCGGCGATGGAAGATTTGGCCCGGTCATTCGAACCGGACGTTCTGGCGGCGCGGGCATTTGCATTGTACGCGCAGTTTCGGCCCGAGATTCCCGAAGGCGTGAAAGGCTGGGGAGCGAAGGGGAGGCTTGATACTGACCTCATCCGGTCGCTTGGCGGCGCCGCGAAATGACTCCGACAGGCAAGCCGGGTTCCTTCGGGTTCGTCGTGCATCCGCCGACGTTGAGACACGTGCGCAAGGCCATGCCCGCGATGCGCTACCTCCCTGAAGGTCTGGTCTTGTCCCTCATCAAATACCAGAAGCCCTATCTCATTTCTCGCGTGCGCCGGATCAGCTCCCTTCTCGGACACGAAATTCAGGGCTTCTTCGTCGTCTGTCCGCTGCTGCCGACGCAGATGCTCAGCCTTGAGACCGGGCCCGTCATAGACCGCATCGTCGCCGCCGGCAGAATCGCCGAGCGGCTGGGGGCGAAGATTCTGGGTCTCGGCGGGTACACGTCAATCGTCGGTGACAAGGGACATACCGTCGCGTCACGTCTCAGCCTGGCCGTGACCAGCGGCAGCGCGATGACCGCCTGGTCCTCGGTCGAGGCGATTCGGCGGCTGGCCAAGCAGCGCGGCGTGGATCTGTCTAAGTCGACACTTGCCGTCATCGGTGCGTCCGGCTCCATCGGGACGCTTTGCACGACGGTGCTGGCGCCCGCGGTCAAAAGGGTGCTCATCAATGCCAGGCACCAGGAGAAGCTGGAACGGCTGCGCTCCGACATCGCGAAGTCCTGCGCGACCGAGGTGGGCGTGGAGATGGACGCACACAGGGCGGTAGCGGCCGCCGACCTTGTCATCACTACGACCAGCGCTCCGGATGCATTGTTCTCGGCCGATGAACTGAGGTCGGGGAGCATTGTTGCCGATGTGTCGGTGCCCAAGAACATCTCAAAGGTAGAGCATCAGCGGAGTGATGTGACCGTGGTGGATGGCGGCCGCGTGAAACTGCCAGGCAAACCCGAGTTCAGTGTCGACATCGGCCTCTCGCGGGGCGTAGTATATGCCTGCATGGCCGAGACCATGGCGCTGGCGCTCGAAGGCAGGTTCGAGAACTTCTCCCTCGGCGACAACATCAGCCCGGTCAAGGTCGAGGAAATAGGACAAATCGGGCGGAAGCACGGGTTTGACGTGTGGCTCGGCGAAAGCGCCGCGGAGATTGAAGAAGAGGAGCGATGACGATAGAGGGAGGTGCCTGATGACTGCCAGCCTGCTGAGTCTCGTCCAGTCGATGGTCACGCCGGTGGTGATGATATCGGCATGCGGATTGTTGCTGCTTTCAGTCTCGAACAAACTCGGCCGCATCGTCGACCGGACCCGCGAACTGAACTCCGAGGACCGGGGTCTTTCGAATGACATCGACACGGTCCGGCGTCTCTCCATCCGGAACCAGATTGACCTCCTGCTCAGGCGCGCCCTGCTGCTCCGCAACGCCTGCGGGCTTCTGTACCTTGCGGTCGCGGTCTTCGCCCTAACGTCGCTCTGCGTAGGCCTGTCCAGCGTGGCGCGGGGGTTCGAGGTCCTGATGCTCGTGCTCTTCGTCATCGGGCTAGCGACCGTTGTCTGGGCCGGAATTCTCGCCTACCTCGAAATCCGCCTGTCTCACCAGGCAATCACCGAGGAGATAAAGGAGCTGAGGCTGCACGGCTAGCGGATGTTGTTCACCCCCTCCCTCTACTCGCAGGGCGGAGGGCGGACGGAGCCGGCGTGAGGGGCAATACCCGTGACGATCGACCACCTGTCGCTGCATTGACCTAGACTATGAGCATGTCTATAATTCCAGTCACGGCATGACGTCCCCCATCTTCGGTATTTCAGGGCTCCGCGGAATCGTCGGAGACAGCCTCCTTCCCGAGACCGTAGCCCGCTACGCTGCCGCCTTCGGCACGTTTGTCGGCCATGGCACGGTCGCGCTCGGCCGCGACTGCCGTGCTTCGGGCGAGATGATGTACACGGCGGCAACTGCCGGTCTGGTGTCGGTCGGCTGCGAGGTCATGCAGCTTGACATCTGCCCGACGCCGACAGTCGTCTACGTCACCCGGCGCGGCACCGTCGCCGGTGCGGTCATGCTCACTGCCAGCCACAATCCCGAGCAGTGGAACGGCATGAAATTTGTCAGCCGCGAAGGGCAGTTCCTGTCTCCGGACGAGGTGGCCGCATTCCGCAAGCTCGTCAAAGGCAAGGGCGCGAAGTATGCGGACTGGGACGCACTGCGGCCGGTCAAGAAGAACCCGAACGCAATCTACGCCCACATCAACTCGATACTCTCGAACGAGCTGTTCCGCGGGATCCGGCCGGCGTTGATCGAGCGGAAGCTGAAGGTCGGCGTGGACGCGGTGAACGGCGCGGCCTCGGTCGCTGCCTGCCAACTGGTCGAGGCGCTCGGCGCCGAACCGGTCCGGCTCTTTTGCAGCATCGAACCGATGAAGCAGGGCGCGTTGTTCCCGCGCAAGCCCGAGCCCGAGGCGCAGAATCTCGGCGACCTCTGCAACATGGTGCGCGAGCGGAAGCTCGACCTCGGGATTGCCTTCGATCCGGACGGCGACCGCTTTAGTTGCGTCGACGAAACCGGCGTCCCGCTCGGCGAAGAGGCGACCATCTGCCTTGCCTGCAAGTACGTGCTGCCCCGGCGAAAAGGGCTGGTGGTGGTCAATCTGTCAACGACCCGAGCGGTTGATGATGTCTGCACCGAGTTGGGCGTCGTGGTCGAGCGCGTTCCGGTGGGCGAGGCGAACGTGGCTGACCGGATGGAGAAGGTTCAAGCGGTGCTGGGTGGCGAAGGCAACGGCGGAGTGATCCTGCCGGACCTGAACTTCACCCGCGATGGACTTGTGGCCGCGGCCACGGTAATCGGGCTCGTGAGCCAGGGGCGTGAACCGCTCTCGGCCATCGGAGCAACCCTGCCCAAGTACCAGATGGTCAAGACCTCAATGAGTCTGAGCCGTGAGCAATTCACCGAGCGCAGTGAGAAGCTGGCCAAGGCGTTCGAGGGCGCGGCGGTTGACCGGCAGGACGGCCTGAAGTTCAGCATTGAGGATTCCTGGGTGCACGTCCGGCCGTCGAACACCGAGCCGATTGTGCGAATCATCGCCGAGGCGAAGACGGACGTGCAGGCAAAAGCGGTCGTCGAGAAGATCCGCCAGGCCCTGAGCGCCAACGGGAAAGAACCAGAGAAGAAATGAACCAGGCAAACCAGAATTCAGAATCCAGAGTCCTGAGTGCAGGGTTTTCGGACACTCTGAATTCTGTTTTCTGGTTTCTGAGTTCTGAATTGTCCGGAGCTCGCTAGTATGTGTGGTATCGTTGGCTACATCGGGCCGCGTAACCTGACCAACGTCATCATGGTCGGGCTCGAGCGGCTCGAGTACCGTGGCTACGATTCCTGTGGAATCGCCGCGGTTGACGGTGGCCTGACGCTAAGGAAGACCGCGGGCCGGCTGCAGAAGCTCAAGGAGATACTCGCGAGCAACCCGGTGACTGGCAACCTCGGGGTAGGTCACACGCGCTGGGCCACCCATGGCAAGGTCACTGACGAGAACGCCCACCCGTTTACGGGCTGTTACGGCCGCATGGCGGTGGTGCACAACGGCATCATCGAGAACTACCGTGAACTGCGCCAGCGGCTGGTCGCGGCCGGGCATAAGTTCGTATCTGGCACCGACTCCGAGACCATCATCCACCTGATCGAGTCCCACCACGAGAAGGACCTTGTTGCTGCAGTGCGCAAGACCGCGGCCGAACTCGTGGGGTCGTACGCTGTCGTCGTCATTTCGGCCGACGAGCCGGACCGGATGGTGGTGCTGAAAGCGGGCAGTCCGTTGGTCATCGGCCAGGGCGAGGGTGAATACGTGGTCGCGTCCGATGCGCAGGCGCTGGTCGGCATCGCCCGGCGGATGATCGCCATGCAGGACGGCGACCTCGCAGTCATAAAACGCGATTCGCTCGAGCTGACCAACCCGGTCGGCAGGCGCGTCCAGCGCCAGTTCTCCGCCATCGACCTCAAAGCCAAGGCTCTCACCAAGGGCCGGTACCCGCACTTCATGCGCAAGGAGATTTACGAGCAGCCGAAGGTCATCAGCGATGGCATACAGCACCGTTTCCGGGACCGGCGCGTCATGCTCGACCCCGAGTTCCTGCTCTACCCGGACGAAGTGGAGAAGGTCGCGCGGGTCGTCATCCAGGCCTGCGGTACCTCGTACCACGCGGGTCTTATCGGCCGGTACTACTTCGAGAAGTTCTGCCGCATCCCGGTCTCGGTCGAAATCAGCTCCGAGCTCCGTACGTCCGAGTTCATCTACGAAGGCGACACCCTGATGATTCCCATCAGCCAGTCGGGGGAGACCGCGGATACGCTCGCCGCCCTGCGCGAGGCCTCTGCCCGCGATATCCATTCACTGGCGGTGCTCAACACGAAGCGTTCCTCCATCGACCGCGAGGCCGACTCGTCGGTCTACATCCACGCCGGTCCGGAAATCGGCGTCGCCTCGACCAAGGCGTACACCGCCGAGATACTCACGCTGCTCTCGCTTGCGCTCTATTTCGCCCGGGTGCGCAAGACAATGCCCGACGACAAGTTCGACGACATCGTCCACCACTGCCGCGAGCTGCCGGCGCAGATGCGGCAGGCGCTGGCCCTCGACGCGAAGGTCAAGGCGACCGCGGAGCGGCTCGCGCACGCCCACGATTTCCTCTTCCTCGGCCGCGGCATCAACTACCCGTCGGCGCTCGAGGGCGCGCTCAAACTCAAGGAAGTTGCCTACGTCCACGCGACCGGGCTGCCGGCCGGCGAGATGAAGCACGGGCCGATTGCCCTGATTTCCGAGAACACCCCGGTCATCGGCATCGCGCCGCACGACTCGGTTTACGACAAGATGCTCTCGAACCTGGCCGAGTCCAAGGCGCGCAAGGGACTCATAATCGCCGTCGGCAACGAAGACGACGAAGCGCTCGCGGAACTGGCCGATACGGTGTTCCCGGTCCCGGCCGCGCCCGAGTACCTGATGCCGTTGCTTGTGGCGATTCCACTCCAGCTCTTTGCCTACCACGCGGCGGTCATCCGTGGCTGCGACGTCGATAAGCCACGGAATCTCGCCAAGAGCGTCACAGTCGAATAAGTGAGGCAAAAGGCCTCACGCAATATGAAATACGCAAGAAGATCAGCAGTCGCAGCCGTGATGTTTCTGGTCGCCTTGAGCTGCCAGCGGGCCGACAATACGCGACCTGGCGTAGTCTCGACCTACCCGGCGAGCGGCACTTCCGGGGTCCCATCTAATACCCAAATCCGCATGGCCTTCTCCGAAGCAATGGATACGGCGTCGGTCAGGGCAGCCTTCAGCATGACACCGGCAGCCATGGGCAAGTTCGAATGGGCCGGCGACTCGGTGGTGTACTGGCAGCCGGATAATCTGCTCAGCGTCCAGACATCGTACTCTTTCAGCGTGGAGACCAGCGCTACCGACTTGGCCGGTAACCAGCTCAAGCCGAACGGTCCGTTCCAGTTCAACACCACTGACACGTCAGCCCCGCCAGCCATGGTCTACATGTTGGGCCGGTCGGCGATGGCCGGCTGGTTCAGCCACTGGGGCGGAAGTCCGTATACGCACGGCCGATTCACGCTGTACTACCACGCGGTCGATTCGCCGCCGGGCATCGTCACCAGCGCTCAGGCGATAATCGACAGCCTGGTGCTCTGCGACGAGCCGGTTCTCTTCTTCAAACTCTCCTACGAGGATTTCGCGGGCCGCGACTCCGTGACCGCGCAGCAGAACCTCGACCGCAACGTCGCCTATGTAGACTCGGTGTACACTGCGGCCCGCGGCCGCGGATTGAAGATGATTGTCGGCAATGCCCTGCCGCAGGTCGCGGTCGCCACCGACCAATGGCTCGTGTGGAACCATCGGCACTACAACCAGCGGCTTCTCGACCTCGCGGCGCAGCACCCCGATACTCTCCGCGTGTTCAACTTCTATTCGGTGCTGGCCGACAGCGCAGGCAACCTCAATCCGACGTACGCCACGAGCTCCTCCGATTCGCGCCCCAACGGCGCCGGGTACACCGCGCTCGACTCCGCCTACTTCCCTTTCCTGGAAGCGTACTATTAGGGGCCGGCGGTCGCACGACGCCGGACCGTTCATCGTACAATCTTCGACGACGTGGGCGATGGACGGGCGGTTCCCGGCGTTCAGGTCGGAACCCGCCACCGACCACCAGTCGCCGCTTTAGCGCTGCGACGGCGTCGTTTCTTGACCGACGACGCTATCCGAGTTAGAGTGGCGCGTGAAGCTGGTACTGCAGAATGTGTTGGTCCGGCGCAGCCTCTCCAGGGCGCGAGGCGCTGAGGTCAGACTCATTCTCTCTTTTTCCCGTTCAATGGATGCGGAGGTCCGCGCGACGCCATGAAGGAAGACCAGGCTAGGGTGCAGAAGGGACGCAACGCGATTCCGTTCCATCCGGTTCTGTTCGCCGTCGCACCGATTCTCTTCGTCTACGCCCACAACGGCGCCAGGTTCCCGGTCGACCCCGGCGAGATGCTCGTACCGATACTGCTGTCCCTCGCGGTGACCGCCGTTCTCTGGGCAATTCTGGGATTCCTGCTCCGCAGCGCGGCGCGGGCGGCGTTGCTCGTCACGTGCTTCCTGGTGCTCTTCTTCTCGTATGGGCACGTCGCCGGGGCGTACGAGCCCTCGGTCTACGCGAGCGGAGGGTTGCTCCTGTGCTGGGCGGCGCTGCTGGGCGTCGGAACGTGGCTGGTTGTGCAGCGTCCGAAGCGAAGGGCGCGTCGTTCATTGTTCGGGTTTACGGTCGTGCTGAACTCCGTCGCAGTCGGCATCCTCGCGGTCAATCTCCTGACCGGCGCACGGGCATTCGCCAACCGGCCGCCGCCCCCGGAGCGCGCGGCCGGGCGAGTCGAGGTCGCGCCCGGCGTGGACTACCCCGACATTTACTACATCATTACTGATTCCTACCTCCGGTCCGACGTTCTGAAGTCGCGCTACCAGGCCGACAACAGCAAGTTCCTTGCTGAACTCAGACGTCTTGGATTCTTCGTCGCTGATCGGGCGCATTCGAACTATGCTTCGACCTATCCATCGCTGGCCTCGTCGCTCAATTTCACCTACCTGGACAGCACGGCCAGGGCAGCTGGAACGGAATCCGACAATGCCGGTCCGCTAATCCGGATGATCCAAGGCAACCGTCTGGTCGACTTTCTACGGAGGCGAGGCTACACGATTGTGTCGTTTGCGTCGGGTTTCACCGGTACCGACCTGGCCGGTGCCGATATTCACCTCGCTCCCCGCTGGTCGTTGACTGAGTTTCAGGGCATTCTCGTGAACACGACGCTGCTTCGGGATGTGCTCATCCTGATGCACGAGTCGCCGGTCGTCCGGCACCGGGACCGACTGCTCTATACGCTGAAGAACCTGCCGAACGCCGGTCTCGTCCGGCATCCCGTATTTGTCTTCGCCCACATCCTCTCGCCGCACCGCCCGTTCGTCTTCCCGGTTTCGGTTGTGAAGCTGGGAATGACGGTTCACGCTCTCGGCTACGCAAGCCAGGTGGCGCATATCAGCGGCTATCTCGTCGGTGTCGTCCATCAGATTCTCGCCCAATCACCACGACCGCCGGTTATCATAATCCAGGGCGACCACGGGCTGAAGGAGCCGATCAACTGGCGCGACTCCGCGTTTGTCGAGTTGCACCAGCGGCACGCCATCCTCTACGCGGCCTACTTGCCTCCTTGCTTAGGGCACGATGCCTCGTGTACAACGCCGGTCGAGTTGTACGATTCGATTTCTCCGGTAAACACGTTCCGGGTTATCCTCAGCCGATACTTCGATACGACAATGGCGCTGCTGCCGGACCGGAGTTACTACTCAGCATTGAATCGCCCATATCACTTCTACGATATCGAACGGCCGGAATCCTATCCGGTCGCGGCTGAGCCCGCAAGGTCCTCGGAGGGGCCGTGATCCGGGGCGGGCTCGCCCGCCATTTGCCGATCGGTTCGCCATCTGAGGTTTGGACCGAAGACGCGGCTCCCGTCGACCAAGCCGGATCGACAAGCCGTGGCTGATTCTGTCCTTCAGGGACGACAGGTAACGTGGCACGCTGACGCACGGGTATCCGCGTTGGACGTGCGCACGGACAAGGAGGTACGTGTCCATGGGTGAGGAAAGACCGGCTGACCATCGGGAAGGTCTACGTCAAGGCCACCGGATGCTCAATGAAGATGGTCTCGTGGACATCGCGCTGGGTGTTGGACTGCTGTCCGCAGCGCTGTACCAGGGGTTGGACCCGGCCTTGCATGTCCGGTTGGCCGGACTCGCAGTCCTTGTGCCGCTGCTGATCGTGCTCGTCATTGGGGCGACAAGACGACGGCTGGTCTATCCTCGAATCGGGAAGACGCGATTACCCGCCATTGGGGCAGTGCCCGGGCTGTCGGTCATTCTGACGGTGCTGTTCTTCGCCGGGCTGATGGCATTTCTCGTCTTCGAGCGGCCCGGCCGGTGCGCGACGCCAGGCGGCTTGATTTGGCTGCTACGCGGACTCCTCCTGGCTACCGCGGCCACGCTAGTTGCGGTTGGGCTGCGCACTGGACTTGCCAGATTCTACGTCCACGCCGGGGTGATTGCCCTGAGCCTGTTCGTGGCCGGGCTGCTATTCGGGGCATCGCGCGCCGCAGCAATTCTGATGGTCGGGGTACCGGGAGCCGTGCTGCTCATCACGGGGGTTATTGTGTTTGCCCGGTTCCTGCGCAAGTACCCAGTTCTGACATAGAACAGCCACGCAGGCACGACAACGTCGACTAAGTGAATCGAAGCAATCGGCTTCAGCGCTGCGGCGGTGGCTTGAGGCCTGCTTTGCAGGGAATAGACAGAGCGGCGGCCTGTATATACAGTGATGCTTACAGGAGGTCTTATGAACCGCTTTCTCATGCCTTTAGCATTTGCCGCGCTCTTGGCCGGCTGCAGTCTGCCCGCAGGCTTGGGGCAGCAGTCGAGCCAGCCGGCAGTTGCTGACCCGCCGCAGACCGTTGTCGTGCGCGAGGTGCATTACACCGACCCGGTGGTCTGTCACGACACGGTCTACGTTCCGGAGCAAGCTCCGTACCAGGAGCCGGTCTACACCGGTGACGAGTACAATACGTACAACGAGTACAACCAATACAACGAATACACCGAGACCAATGTCTACGTCCACAAAGACATCGTAGTCCGGCCGTATCCGCGTCAGCCGGGATGGTCGCCGCGTGAGAACAATCCACAGTGGCGTGACCGGCAGGACGGGTCGCCGAACGACCGGAACCAGCCGCGGAACCAGGAGCAGCCGAGAGTCGTGCCGCAGCCGTCGGTGCAGCGAGTTCATGCGCCGGTCGTCAGCTACCGCCAGATGCCGGTGACCCCGGTAACGCCGCCGACATCTGTGGCCCAGCCCGTGCAACAGCAGCGTCAGTCGCCGGTGCGTGGCGGCGGCACCCCGGCAACGCCGGCTCAGAAGCAGGCTCCGAAGCCGGTTCCAATTCCGCCGAATGACGGCCCCGTGACTTCAGGGTCAGCGGTGGCCGCGAAGCCGGCCGGGACCGGTTCTTCGCACGTTGCCAGTGCCGCACAACCGGTCGTGACCGACCCGGTTCAAGTTGCGGCAAACGGGCAGTAGAGTCTTCTGGAGCAGGGGCGGCATCATTGCCGCCCCTGCGTCTTCGCGGCCCGCTTCTTGACTTCGGCTGCGGAGAACCGAACATTACCCACTGCAATGATGACACTCGTCCTTTCTCTGTTCTGCGCACTTGCGCCTGTCCAGCAAGGTGACTCGGCTACTTCCTCATGGCTGGAGGTTATGGGGCTGGTGCCGGACGGGCCGGCAGCAAGAGCCGGAATCCAGATTGGCGACGCTCTCGCGAGTTATGACGGGAAGGTAATAGGCTCTCGCGCTGCACTTGAGGCGGCGCAGGCTGCGGTGCGGGCAGACTCGGTTGCGGTGTCGCTCCGGCGCGGGAACAAAGAGCTGAGCTTCAAGCTGTCCAAGGGCAAGCTCGGCATCTACTTTGCTGAGTGGCAGAACGACCTGGTGCCGGACTCGGATGCCACGCTCCTCGACGACGTTCCCAACCTGAGCTGGAGCAGGACAAACAGCTTCATGGGTGCGCTGGAAGCCATCGGGCAGAGGCTCGGCGACTCCGTCGGCTACGCGTTCCTCTGCGGGGCTTCGGGCGCGGCTTTCCGGACCCAGTTCTTCGATGGGTGGTGCCCGAGCTCGCCGGACGCGACCGTAGGATTCAACGCCGGCGATGTCGCTCTGAAGGCGTGCGGGCTCTCGGCTTCTTGGCAGCATCCTTCGGACGACGGCAAGAACAAGCCGCAGATGCTTGCCGCTGTCAGGAAGAGCATCGATGCTGGAATGCCGGTTCTCGGCATCGACATGGTGGAGATGCCGGAGTGGGGTGTCATCATCGGTTACGAGAAGAACAGCGACGAGTTGTTCTGCCACACGTATTTCGATAAACACAAGCGCTACGAGGTCGCTCGGAAGTTCCCATTCGCGGTCGGCATCCTGAAACGGGAAGGCAGGACGCCGGATGAGAACACGAGCATCAGGCGCGGATTCGATGTCGTGTTGGAAAACCTGACCACGATCAAGTATGGCCAGTACTATTCCGGACTGGCCGCGTTCGACGAGTGGACCGGGCGGCTGCGGGACGACGACTTCACCAAGCTCGACAGCGCCAAGCTGGCCAACGCCGCGCAGGCGAACGAATGGATATTCGAGCGCCTCATCGCGGACCGGAAGACCGGTATCGAGTACCTCGACACCGTGGGCAAGCGCATGCCCGCGCTCCAACCGACCACCGATTCCCTGGCCGCGATTTACCAGCAGGAAATCGGGGTGCTTGAACCATTGGCCGCACACCTGCCGGGCCCGGGAAGCGTGAAGCCGGGCTGGCAGTGGTCGAAGGTAGACCGGGACAACGAGATTGCGATGCTCCTCAGCGCCCGTGTGTTTGAGGAGCAGACGATCCCGATGTGGAAGAAGCTGGCCGGCAGGAAGCAGTAGACAGGAGACAGGGACAGTCGGCCTGCAGTAGCTGATGCTGGAAAAGTACAGACCTGAGTATTACGACGAGGTTGCTGGCTTCGCCCGGAAGTGCAGCAACTTTGGCTACGTCAAGGACATTATCCGGGCGCACACGAAGCGAGGGTTCCCAGGCGAGTGCCATGTCTGGCGCGAGGACGTACGCATCGTTGCCTTTGCCGCGGCCGCATATCTGAACCCGGACGACGCCTGGCTATGGGGGATGAGAGTGGATCCGGAGTTCCGCAACAAGGGTGTTGCGGCGAAGTTCACGCGGGCGCAACTGCGCATCGTTAGGGCATCGGGTCGGACATGGGCAGGGCTCAACACGCTCGACCATCGGAAGCCGGCGCCGACCTTCCGCGTGATGGAGAAGCTCGGGTTTCGCCTTGAGGATACCTATGCCGACGACGTGTATTGGCGTCGCCCCAGGGGCGTTGCGCGGCCGCGGCTCAAGCCGTACGACGACATACTCTCCCACTTCAGCTCACTCGGTCGCAGGACCTACTTTTACCAGAGGCCGGGTTGGTTCAGTTCACGCCTGATACCGGCTCGACGCCGAGAGGTGAACCGGCTTGGGTTCACGCTTGATGGCGTTCCGCTGATGTTCAAGCAGTGGCGCTACACTGAAAAGGGACGGCGCTACTCAGGTGCTACCGTGAATCTGTTCGACCGTCCCCCGGACTTCGGGACATTCGTGCCGTCACTTCTGGCGCTCATACGAAAGCGCGGGCACGTGGTCGTGAACTACCCGGCCGAATGGCAGCACCGGTTCCGCGCGGCTGCCCGCGCCGCGATACCGAGGTCCCGGAAGAACCGTGGCTACTGGCCGAGCACCTGGCGCATCTACGGCAAAGACCTCACGTAGTCGGTAGTCCAAATCCTCGCCGCATCCCGCTTCTCCCTCAATCGACTCACATTGTCCGCATTATACAGCTCTGTATAACGCGAGTGGGTGGGCAAGAAGCGCAGTAAGAGGCTGAATCAGAGGAGGTTGGGGTCACTCTGAGATTCGCCCTGGGGGTCACCCCGGGAACGGTTCCCGCGGTGGTTCCCAAAGTCATCTGGAAAGTGACTCGGAAGGCGATTCCGACGGCGATGTCCGAGGCGATTTGGGACG
This genomic stretch from bacterium harbors:
- the glmM gene encoding phosphoglucosamine mutase, whose product is MTSPIFGISGLRGIVGDSLLPETVARYAAAFGTFVGHGTVALGRDCRASGEMMYTAATAGLVSVGCEVMQLDICPTPTVVYVTRRGTVAGAVMLTASHNPEQWNGMKFVSREGQFLSPDEVAAFRKLVKGKGAKYADWDALRPVKKNPNAIYAHINSILSNELFRGIRPALIERKLKVGVDAVNGAASVAACQLVEALGAEPVRLFCSIEPMKQGALFPRKPEPEAQNLGDLCNMVRERKLDLGIAFDPDGDRFSCVDETGVPLGEEATICLACKYVLPRRKGLVVVNLSTTRAVDDVCTELGVVVERVPVGEANVADRMEKVQAVLGGEGNGGVILPDLNFTRDGLVAAATVIGLVSQGREPLSAIGATLPKYQMVKTSMSLSREQFTERSEKLAKAFEGAAVDRQDGLKFSIEDSWVHVRPSNTEPIVRIIAEAKTDVQAKAVVEKIRQALSANGKEPEKK
- a CDS encoding shikimate dehydrogenase, whose protein sequence is MTPTGKPGSFGFVVHPPTLRHVRKAMPAMRYLPEGLVLSLIKYQKPYLISRVRRISSLLGHEIQGFFVVCPLLPTQMLSLETGPVIDRIVAAGRIAERLGAKILGLGGYTSIVGDKGHTVASRLSLAVTSGSAMTAWSSVEAIRRLAKQRGVDLSKSTLAVIGASGSIGTLCTTVLAPAVKRVLINARHQEKLERLRSDIAKSCATEVGVEMDAHRAVAAADLVITTTSAPDALFSADELRSGSIVADVSVPKNISKVEHQRSDVTVVDGGRVKLPGKPEFSVDIGLSRGVVYACMAETMALALEGRFENFSLGDNISPVKVEEIGQIGRKHGFDVWLGESAAEIEEEER
- a CDS encoding PDZ domain-containing protein; translated protein: MMTLVLSLFCALAPVQQGDSATSSWLEVMGLVPDGPAARAGIQIGDALASYDGKVIGSRAALEAAQAAVRADSVAVSLRRGNKELSFKLSKGKLGIYFAEWQNDLVPDSDATLLDDVPNLSWSRTNSFMGALEAIGQRLGDSVGYAFLCGASGAAFRTQFFDGWCPSSPDATVGFNAGDVALKACGLSASWQHPSDDGKNKPQMLAAVRKSIDAGMPVLGIDMVEMPEWGVIIGYEKNSDELFCHTYFDKHKRYEVARKFPFAVGILKREGRTPDENTSIRRGFDVVLENLTTIKYGQYYSGLAAFDEWTGRLRDDDFTKLDSAKLANAAQANEWIFERLIADRKTGIEYLDTVGKRMPALQPTTDSLAAIYQQEIGVLEPLAAHLPGPGSVKPGWQWSKVDRDNEIAMLLSARVFEEQTIPMWKKLAGRKQ
- a CDS encoding DUF2721 domain-containing protein, which translates into the protein MKKRSDDDRGRCLMTASLLSLVQSMVTPVVMISACGLLLLSVSNKLGRIVDRTRELNSEDRGLSNDIDTVRRLSIRNQIDLLLRRALLLRNACGLLYLAVAVFALTSLCVGLSSVARGFEVLMLVLFVIGLATVVWAGILAYLEIRLSHQAITEEIKELRLHG
- the glmS gene encoding glutamine--fructose-6-phosphate transaminase (isomerizing); protein product: MCGIVGYIGPRNLTNVIMVGLERLEYRGYDSCGIAAVDGGLTLRKTAGRLQKLKEILASNPVTGNLGVGHTRWATHGKVTDENAHPFTGCYGRMAVVHNGIIENYRELRQRLVAAGHKFVSGTDSETIIHLIESHHEKDLVAAVRKTAAELVGSYAVVVISADEPDRMVVLKAGSPLVIGQGEGEYVVASDAQALVGIARRMIAMQDGDLAVIKRDSLELTNPVGRRVQRQFSAIDLKAKALTKGRYPHFMRKEIYEQPKVISDGIQHRFRDRRVMLDPEFLLYPDEVEKVARVVIQACGTSYHAGLIGRYYFEKFCRIPVSVEISSELRTSEFIYEGDTLMIPISQSGETADTLAALREASARDIHSLAVLNTKRSSIDREADSSVYIHAGPEIGVASTKAYTAEILTLLSLALYFARVRKTMPDDKFDDIVHHCRELPAQMRQALALDAKVKATAERLAHAHDFLFLGRGINYPSALEGALKLKEVAYVHATGLPAGEMKHGPIALISENTPVIGIAPHDSVYDKMLSNLAESKARKGLIIAVGNEDDEALAELADTVFPVPAAPEYLMPLLVAIPLQLFAYHAAVIRGCDVDKPRNLAKSVTVE
- a CDS encoding VOC family protein, translating into MADHKVKGLAFASVYVDDFDKAYEFYAGVLGLEKEYDMGSAACFFKLPDSTGLYLQGKNKTAIYAGDTMRTALVFSVDSANATHKRLKAAGVRFIQEEPMHMGGEQYWFQFYDPAGNILEALGGK
- a CDS encoding Ig-like domain-containing protein, giving the protein MFLVALSCQRADNTRPGVVSTYPASGTSGVPSNTQIRMAFSEAMDTASVRAAFSMTPAAMGKFEWAGDSVVYWQPDNLLSVQTSYSFSVETSATDLAGNQLKPNGPFQFNTTDTSAPPAMVYMLGRSAMAGWFSHWGGSPYTHGRFTLYYHAVDSPPGIVTSAQAIIDSLVLCDEPVLFFKLSYEDFAGRDSVTAQQNLDRNVAYVDSVYTAARGRGLKMIVGNALPQVAVATDQWLVWNHRHYNQRLLDLAAQHPDTLRVFNFYSVLADSAGNLNPTYATSSSDSRPNGAGYTALDSAYFPFLEAYY